A window of Leclercia adecarboxylata contains these coding sequences:
- a CDS encoding YbdK family carboxylate-amine ligase codes for MPLPDFKSSEPYTLGIELELQVVNPPGNDLSQDSSALIAAVKDDIKGGEVKHDITESMLEIATGVCQNIDQAAAQFSAMQQSILRAAAEQHIQICGGGTHPFQKWQRQEVCEDERYNATLERFGYLILQATVFGQHVHVGCRTGDDAIYLLHGLSRFVPHFIALAATSPYMQGTDTKFSSSRLNIFSGFPDNGLMPWVNSWQEFEGLFRRLSSTSMIDSIKDLHWDIRPSPHFGTVEVRVMDTPLTLAHAINIAGLIQAISHWLLTTRPYKHQERDFLLYRFNRFQACRYGLEGILTDVHTGEQKTIAEDLAWLLERVAPSAEKLGASSAIQEIALRLKQGKSEAQLMRDFIADGGSLISLVQKHCDLWATSP; via the coding sequence ATGCCTTTACCCGACTTCAAATCCTCTGAACCCTACACCCTTGGCATCGAACTGGAACTGCAGGTGGTTAACCCGCCGGGCAACGATCTGAGTCAGGACTCCTCCGCGCTTATCGCCGCCGTCAAAGACGACATCAAAGGCGGGGAAGTGAAGCACGATATCACCGAAAGCATGCTCGAGATCGCCACCGGCGTGTGCCAGAACATCGACCAGGCGGCAGCGCAGTTTTCCGCCATGCAGCAGAGCATTCTGCGGGCCGCGGCGGAGCAACACATCCAGATTTGCGGCGGCGGTACGCATCCGTTCCAGAAGTGGCAGCGTCAGGAGGTGTGCGAGGACGAGCGCTATAACGCCACGCTGGAGCGCTTTGGCTATCTGATTTTACAGGCCACGGTGTTTGGTCAGCACGTGCACGTCGGCTGTCGCACCGGGGATGACGCCATCTACCTGCTGCACGGGCTGTCGCGCTTTGTGCCGCACTTTATCGCCCTGGCGGCCACCTCGCCCTATATGCAGGGCACCGACACCAAATTCTCCTCGTCGCGGCTCAATATCTTCTCCGGGTTCCCGGATAACGGCCTGATGCCGTGGGTCAACAGCTGGCAGGAGTTCGAAGGGCTGTTTCGTCGCCTGAGTTCCACCAGCATGATCGACAGCATTAAGGATCTGCACTGGGATATTCGTCCGAGCCCCCATTTCGGCACCGTAGAGGTGCGGGTGATGGATACCCCGCTCACCCTCGCCCATGCCATCAATATTGCCGGGCTGATCCAGGCCATTTCCCACTGGCTGCTGACCACCCGGCCCTATAAGCATCAGGAGCGGGATTTTTTACTCTATCGCTTCAACCGTTTTCAGGCCTGCCGCTACGGGCTGGAGGGGATCCTGACCGACGTCCACACCGGCGAGCAAAAAACCATTGCCGAGGATCTCGCCTGGCTGCTGGAGCGCGTCGCGCCGTCGGCGGAAAAACTGGGCGCCAGCAGCGCTATCCAGGAAATTGCCCTGCGGTTAAAGCAGGGCAAGAGCGAGGCGCAGCTTATGCGGGACTTTATCGCCGACGGCGGCTCGCTTATTTCTCTGGTGCAGAAACACTGCGATCTGTGGGCGACGAGTCCGTAA
- a CDS encoding ABC transporter permease codes for MPFYLFLRRLRRSPAAFCGLVIITLLVLVALFAPWLAPLDPNWQDAAARLQPPNAQHWLGTDSYGRDLLSRLIYGSRPALGLVALVTAITLPAGLLVGILSGYYGGWLERVLMRFTDVVMSMPRLILAFAFVAMLGPGLVNGALALALTTWPAYARQARSEIQRLRHSDYLAAAEMMGIRGIRLLLGHILPLCLPSAIVRLALDLAGIILAAAGLGFLGLGARPPMAEWGAMIADGMQVIFDQWWIAAIPGGAILIASLAFNLLGDGLRDVLEPQHD; via the coding sequence ATGCCGTTTTATCTCTTTTTACGCCGTCTGCGCCGCTCGCCTGCGGCGTTTTGCGGGCTGGTCATCATTACCCTGTTGGTGCTGGTGGCGCTGTTTGCCCCGTGGCTGGCCCCGCTGGATCCGAACTGGCAGGACGCCGCTGCCCGCCTGCAGCCGCCCAATGCGCAGCACTGGCTCGGCACCGACAGCTACGGGCGGGACCTGCTCTCGCGGCTTATCTACGGCAGCCGTCCGGCGCTGGGGCTGGTGGCGCTGGTGACGGCGATCACCCTCCCTGCGGGCCTGCTGGTGGGGATTTTGTCCGGTTACTACGGCGGCTGGCTGGAGCGGGTATTAATGCGCTTTACCGACGTGGTGATGTCGATGCCGCGCCTGATCCTCGCCTTTGCCTTTGTCGCCATGCTCGGGCCGGGGCTGGTTAACGGTGCCCTGGCGCTGGCGCTAACCACCTGGCCGGCGTATGCCCGTCAGGCGCGCAGCGAAATCCAGCGCCTGCGTCACAGCGACTACCTCGCCGCCGCCGAGATGATGGGCATTCGCGGGATCCGCCTGCTGCTGGGACACATTTTGCCCCTGTGCCTGCCGTCGGCCATCGTGCGTCTGGCCCTCGATCTGGCGGGGATTATTCTGGCCGCCGCTGGTCTCGGCTTCCTCGGCCTTGGCGCACGACCGCCCATGGCGGAATGGGGAGCGATGATCGCCGACGGCATGCAGGTGATATTCGATCAGTGGTGGATAGCCGCCATTCCGGGCGGGGCGATCCTGATTGCCAGCCTGGCCTTCAACCTGCTGGGCGACGGCCTGCGCGATGTGCTGGAGCCACAACATGACTGA
- a CDS encoding helix-turn-helix domain-containing protein: MNYAQAIKAANDLANVLPFLGARPSRKDYEDALALVEYLIEHQPDSPLIDMLTARIDKYEHESPEFAGFNGRIASTPSGVALLRTLMDQYHLTQSDLENEIGKKSLVSRILKGERTLTLDHMRALAKRFDLPVSAFVGN, encoded by the coding sequence ATGAATTACGCACAAGCTATCAAAGCAGCCAACGATCTGGCAAACGTCCTGCCTTTTCTGGGAGCGCGTCCGTCTCGCAAAGACTACGAGGATGCGTTGGCGTTGGTGGAATATCTGATCGAGCATCAGCCCGATAGCCCGCTGATTGATATGCTGACCGCCAGAATCGATAAATACGAGCATGAATCGCCAGAGTTTGCCGGGTTTAACGGCCGTATTGCCAGTACGCCTTCCGGCGTTGCGTTGCTACGCACACTGATGGATCAGTATCACCTGACGCAGAGCGATCTGGAGAACGAGATTGGTAAGAAGTCGCTGGTCAGCCGGATCCTGAAAGGAGAACGCACGTTAACGCTGGACCATATGCGGGCGCTGGCGAAGCGTTTTGATTTGCCGGTAAGTGCGTTTGTGGGGAACTGA
- a CDS encoding YmjA family protein, with the protein MSNDVPIKFYDIVDEYTTEAAEPVNESERDSLALYFQLLITRLMNNEEISEAAQTEMAVEAGISTQRIDDIANFLNQWGNE; encoded by the coding sequence ATGAGCAACGACGTACCGATTAAATTTTATGACATCGTGGATGAGTACACGACGGAAGCCGCCGAGCCGGTTAACGAGTCAGAGCGTGATTCCCTGGCGCTCTATTTCCAGCTGCTGATCACCCGCCTGATGAATAACGAAGAGATCAGCGAAGCGGCGCAGACCGAGATGGCGGTGGAAGCCGGTATCAGCACCCAGCGTATTGATGATATTGCTAATTTCCTCAACCAGTGGGGCAATGAGTAG
- a CDS encoding ABC transporter ATP-binding protein — protein sequence MTEQRIIVDALNVDYPTARVVNNLSFTLGNERLALVGESGSGKSMTARSLMGLVRKPGVVSAQRLNVLGHDLTGLSPRGWRQLRGNGIAMILQDPRYALNPVKNVLAQLDEALTLHQSLPRRERVDRIRALVNAVGLTDAVLSRYPGELSGGMGQRVMIAIALINNPRVLIADEPTSALDARLRNQILELLVEQCEQRQMAMLLISHDLPLVAEHCDRVLVMYQGEKVDEMAASQLPQATHPYTRTLWTCRPNASTFGQMLPTLDRTQPWKEATDGTR from the coding sequence ATGACTGAACAACGCATTATTGTCGACGCCCTGAACGTGGATTACCCCACCGCGCGGGTGGTCAACAACCTGAGCTTTACGCTGGGCAATGAACGCCTGGCGCTGGTGGGGGAGTCGGGTTCCGGCAAATCGATGACCGCCCGCTCGCTGATGGGGCTGGTGCGCAAGCCGGGGGTGGTCAGCGCCCAGCGGCTCAACGTGCTGGGTCACGATCTGACTGGCCTGTCGCCCCGCGGCTGGCGGCAGCTGCGCGGTAACGGGATCGCGATGATTCTCCAGGATCCGCGCTACGCCCTGAATCCGGTGAAAAACGTGCTGGCCCAGCTGGACGAAGCGTTAACCCTCCACCAGTCGCTGCCGCGCAGAGAGAGAGTGGACCGCATCCGGGCGCTGGTTAACGCCGTGGGCCTGACCGACGCGGTGCTTAGCCGTTACCCGGGAGAGCTCTCTGGGGGCATGGGCCAGCGGGTGATGATCGCCATTGCGCTGATCAACAACCCGCGGGTACTGATTGCCGATGAACCAACCTCGGCGCTGGACGCCCGCCTGCGCAACCAGATCCTCGAGCTGCTGGTGGAGCAGTGCGAACAGCGCCAGATGGCGATGCTGCTGATCAGCCACGATTTACCCCTGGTGGCCGAACATTGCGACCGCGTGCTGGTGATGTATCAGGGTGAGAAAGTGGATGAGATGGCGGCCAGCCAGCTGCCTCAGGCCACGCATCCCTATACCCGGACGCTGTGGACCTGCCGACCCAATGCGAGCACGTTCGGGCAGATGCTGCCGACGCTCGACCGCACTCAGCCCTGGAAGGAGGCGACAGATGGCACTCGTTAA
- a CDS encoding ABC transporter ATP-binding protein, with protein sequence MALVNVDRLQVTFGEKTAVSAASFTIERGETFSLIGESGCGKSTILRVLAGLQRQWRGNVQVLGDRLQPGARFTGSLRRNVQMVFQDPWASLHPNHTISRTLAEPLRIHGETQISQKVDDALQQVGLSADAGKRYPHQLSGGQRQRVAIARALLLRPQLLLLDEPTSALDMSVQAEILNLLNRLKQQHGMTYLLVSHDADVIAHMSDRAAFMAGGVIQRFFDRQALNADEHRMK encoded by the coding sequence ATGGCACTCGTTAATGTGGATCGGCTGCAGGTGACGTTTGGCGAAAAAACCGCGGTCTCCGCCGCCAGCTTTACGATTGAGAGAGGCGAAACCTTCAGCCTGATTGGCGAATCGGGCTGCGGGAAATCGACCATCCTGCGGGTGCTGGCCGGGCTACAGCGCCAGTGGCGCGGCAACGTTCAGGTGCTGGGCGACAGGCTCCAGCCCGGCGCGCGTTTTACCGGATCGCTGCGCCGCAACGTGCAGATGGTGTTTCAGGATCCCTGGGCCTCGCTGCATCCGAACCATACTATTTCGCGCACGTTAGCAGAGCCGCTCAGGATCCACGGTGAAACGCAGATCTCTCAAAAAGTGGACGATGCCCTGCAGCAGGTGGGGCTCTCTGCCGATGCGGGTAAACGCTATCCCCACCAGCTCAGCGGCGGGCAGCGCCAGCGCGTGGCGATTGCCCGGGCGCTGCTGTTGCGTCCGCAGCTTCTGCTGCTGGATGAGCCCACCTCGGCGCTGGATATGTCGGTGCAGGCGGAGATCCTGAATTTGCTCAACCGGCTGAAACAGCAGCACGGGATGACCTATCTGCTGGTGAGTCATGATGCCGATGTGATTGCCCATATGTCAGACCGGGCGGCGTTTATGGCGGGGGGTGTGATCCAACGGTTCTTTGACCGACAGGCGTTGAACGCGGATGAACATCGAATGAAATAG
- a CDS encoding ABC transporter permease → MPHLSTHAARVLQGLLTLFLTLLGLLLVTFALSALSPVDRVLQIVGDHASQSTYDQVRHQLGLDQPLPVQFWHYLVNLVQGDLGTASATGQPVLQDLLHAFPATLELATLALILGAVLGVTAGVLCARYAGSPLDMIIRTLTLLGNSVPIFWLGLLMLALFYAKLQWSAGPGRLDDIWQYTVEPRTGFALIDTWLSWDMAAFKNAISHLVLPVLLLAYYSLASITRLTRSACLSEMNKEYILLARAKGAGEMTILLRHVLPNIRSTLFTVIALAYTSMLEGAVLTETVFSWPGIGRYLTTALFAGDTTAIMGGTLLIGVCFVLINNLTDLLVRFTDPRVR, encoded by the coding sequence ATGCCACATCTTTCCACCCACGCGGCGCGCGTTTTACAGGGCCTGCTGACCCTGTTCCTCACGCTGCTCGGGCTTTTGCTCGTCACCTTTGCGCTCTCCGCGCTCTCCCCGGTCGATCGCGTTTTGCAGATCGTCGGCGATCACGCCAGCCAGTCCACCTACGATCAGGTTCGCCACCAGCTCGGCCTGGATCAGCCCCTGCCGGTGCAGTTCTGGCACTATCTGGTTAACCTTGTTCAGGGCGATCTGGGTACCGCCAGCGCCACCGGGCAGCCGGTGCTGCAGGATCTGCTCCACGCCTTCCCGGCAACCCTTGAGCTGGCCACGCTGGCGTTGATCCTCGGCGCCGTGCTGGGGGTGACTGCCGGGGTGCTGTGCGCCCGCTATGCCGGGTCGCCGCTGGATATGATCATCCGAACCCTCACCCTGCTCGGCAACTCGGTGCCCATTTTCTGGCTCGGGCTGCTGATGCTGGCCCTGTTCTACGCGAAGCTGCAGTGGAGCGCCGGGCCCGGTCGGCTGGATGATATCTGGCAGTACACCGTCGAACCGCGCACGGGATTTGCGCTGATCGACACCTGGCTTTCGTGGGATATGGCGGCATTTAAAAACGCCATCAGCCATCTGGTGCTGCCGGTGCTGCTGCTGGCCTACTACTCCCTGGCCAGCATCACCCGCCTCACCCGCTCGGCGTGCCTGAGCGAGATGAACAAAGAGTACATTCTGCTGGCCCGGGCCAAAGGCGCCGGGGAGATGACCATCCTGCTGCGCCACGTGCTGCCCAACATTCGCAGCACGCTGTTCACCGTCATTGCGCTGGCCTACACCAGCATGCTGGAGGGGGCAGTATTAACCGAAACGGTCTTCTCGTGGCCGGGGATTGGCCGCTACCTCACCACCGCCCTGTTCGCCGGAGACACCACCGCCATCATGGGCGGCACGCTGCTCATCGGCGTCTGTTTCGTGCTGATCAATAACCTCACCGACCTGCTGGTACGGTTCACTGACCCAAGGGTGCGCTGA
- a CDS encoding ABC transporter substrate-binding protein, producing the protein MTKKLLPLLVLAALSAAAHAATPPNTLVVAQGLDDIVSLDPAEANELSSIQTVPSLYQRLVQPDRDNPEKITPILAESWEADAAAKTLTIKLKPDAKFASGNPLRPEDVIFSYTRAVTLNKSPAFILNVLGWEPGNIASQLKKVDDHTLQLHWTADVSPAVALNILSTPIASIVDEKLVAANVKGDDRGNAWLKMHSAGSGAYKMRVYQPHQAIVLEANDSAPGGAPKLKNIIIKNVPDPASRRLLIEQGDADVARDLGADQISALNGKPGIKVLSIPSAEQNYLVFNAGNSANPLLNNPAFWEASRWLVDYEGITKDLLKGQYFVHQSFLPVGLPGALENNPFKFDPAKAKEILAKAGIKDAHFTLDVENKPPFITIAQSMQASFAQGGVKVDLLPAAGSQVYARVRAKQHQAAIRLWIPDYFDAHSNASAFAWNDGKSSTVAGLNGWQIPELNKATLAAVAEPDPAKRLDLYKQMQEQLQQNSPYVFVDQGKTQIVVRDNVKGYQQGLNADMVWYDKVTK; encoded by the coding sequence ATGACTAAAAAACTGCTGCCATTACTGGTGCTGGCTGCGCTGTCCGCTGCCGCGCACGCCGCTACGCCCCCGAATACGCTGGTTGTCGCTCAGGGTCTGGATGACATCGTGAGCCTCGATCCGGCAGAAGCCAACGAGCTGTCCAGTATCCAGACCGTACCGAGCCTCTATCAGCGTCTGGTGCAGCCGGACCGCGATAATCCGGAAAAAATCACCCCCATCCTGGCCGAAAGCTGGGAAGCGGATGCCGCAGCAAAAACCCTGACCATCAAGCTGAAACCTGACGCGAAGTTTGCTTCCGGTAACCCGCTGCGCCCGGAAGATGTCATTTTTTCGTATACCCGTGCTGTCACCCTGAACAAGTCCCCGGCCTTTATTCTTAACGTGCTGGGCTGGGAGCCGGGCAATATCGCCAGCCAGTTGAAAAAGGTGGATGACCACACCCTGCAACTGCACTGGACGGCGGACGTCAGCCCGGCCGTGGCGCTGAATATCCTCTCCACGCCGATTGCCTCGATTGTGGATGAGAAGCTGGTGGCCGCCAACGTGAAGGGCGACGATCGGGGCAACGCGTGGCTGAAAATGCACTCGGCAGGCAGCGGCGCATACAAAATGCGCGTCTACCAGCCGCATCAGGCCATCGTGCTGGAAGCCAACGACAGCGCCCCTGGCGGCGCGCCGAAGCTGAAAAACATCATTATCAAAAACGTGCCGGATCCCGCTTCCCGCCGCCTGCTGATCGAGCAGGGTGATGCCGATGTCGCCCGGGATCTCGGCGCGGACCAGATCAGCGCCCTCAACGGCAAGCCCGGTATCAAGGTGCTGAGCATCCCCTCTGCGGAGCAGAACTATCTGGTGTTTAACGCGGGCAACAGCGCCAATCCGCTGCTGAATAACCCTGCCTTCTGGGAAGCGTCACGCTGGCTGGTGGACTACGAGGGCATCACCAAAGATCTGCTCAAAGGCCAGTACTTTGTCCACCAGAGCTTCCTGCCGGTGGGCCTGCCGGGGGCGCTTGAGAACAACCCGTTCAAATTTGACCCGGCCAAAGCGAAAGAGATTTTAGCCAAAGCCGGCATCAAGGATGCTCACTTCACGCTGGACGTGGAGAACAAGCCGCCGTTTATCACCATCGCCCAGTCGATGCAGGCGAGCTTTGCCCAGGGCGGCGTGAAGGTCGACCTGCTGCCCGCAGCCGGCAGCCAGGTGTATGCCCGCGTGCGTGCCAAACAGCACCAGGCCGCTATTCGCCTGTGGATCCCGGACTACTTCGACGCTCACTCCAACGCCAGCGCCTTCGCGTGGAATGACGGCAAATCCAGCACCGTGGCCGGGCTTAACGGCTGGCAGATCCCGGAGCTTAACAAAGCCACGCTGGCGGCGGTTGCCGAGCCGGACCCGGCCAAACGTCTCGACCTGTATAAGCAGATGCAGGAACAGCTGCAGCAGAACTCCCCGTACGTGTTTGTCGATCAGGGCAAAACCCAGATTGTGGTGCGCGACAACGTGAAGGGTTATCAGCAGGGGCTGAACGCGGATATGGTCTGGTACGACAAAGTCACGAAGTAA
- a CDS encoding type II toxin-antitoxin system HigB family toxin — MHVVSRAPFDIATRRFPNQALALQDLYRVLKKEIYPSPDLMRKRFPSLDRMKYREKWWVIDVGGGHLRVIFFADFERGRIFIKHISTHAEYDKLTDVYRRTKE; from the coding sequence ATGCATGTCGTATCAAGAGCACCATTTGATATCGCTACCAGACGATTTCCCAATCAGGCGCTAGCCCTGCAGGACCTTTACCGGGTTTTGAAGAAGGAAATTTATCCGTCACCCGATCTGATGCGAAAGCGATTCCCCAGCCTGGACAGAATGAAATACCGTGAAAAATGGTGGGTCATAGATGTAGGTGGCGGGCACTTGCGCGTGATCTTTTTTGCTGATTTTGAGCGGGGAAGGATTTTTATCAAACATATCAGTACCCATGCAGAGTATGACAAGCTGACGGACGTCTACCGGAGAACTAAAGAATGA
- a CDS encoding cold-shock protein, protein MAMNGTITTWFADKGFGFIKDENGDNRYFHVIKVANPDLIKKDAAVTFEPTTNNKGLSAYAVKVIPESKYIFLDGERHKITSIKSYLVYSEEEPAETRIDKENGVLSVKSLMGNIAPKSTAKAGEMRTVRKLAITTFQGKTYIFSEDEIDLDATVKMLKNLK, encoded by the coding sequence ATGGCGATGAACGGAACAATCACAACCTGGTTTGCAGATAAGGGCTTTGGATTTATCAAAGATGAAAACGGCGATAACCGCTATTTTCATGTGATTAAGGTCGCCAATCCCGATCTGATTAAGAAAGATGCCGCGGTGACCTTTGAACCCACCACCAACAACAAGGGGTTGTCGGCTTATGCGGTGAAGGTGATCCCGGAGAGCAAGTACATCTTCCTCGACGGTGAGCGCCATAAAATCACCTCCATCAAGTCTTACCTGGTCTACAGCGAAGAAGAGCCTGCTGAAACCCGGATTGATAAAGAGAACGGCGTGCTGTCGGTGAAGAGCCTGATGGGCAATATCGCGCCGAAATCAACGGCGAAAGCAGGCGAGATGCGCACGGTGAGAAAACTGGCCATCACCACCTTCCAGGGCAAAACCTACATCTTCTCGGAAGATGAGATTGACCTGGACGCGACGGTGAAAATGCTTAAGAACCTGAAGTAA